One window of Arthrobacter oryzae genomic DNA carries:
- a CDS encoding lysophospholipid acyltransferase family protein: protein MALFDAIRWTTRTLISGTCRPTVIGLENVPKEGPFIVAPNHLSFLDSVIVQALMPRPVAFFAKAEYFTTGGVKGKVMKSFFESVGSIPVERGEQAASVAALKTLLDILESGKGIGIYPEGTRSRDGILYRGRTGVGWLALTTGAPVIPVGLIGTEHLQPAGQNGVKPQHFTMKVGEPLYFEKTGPDHSLPARRQVTDRIMDAIAELSGQERSTSYNQSKVAE from the coding sequence ATGGCGTTGTTTGATGCGATCCGCTGGACCACGCGCACGCTGATCTCCGGAACGTGCCGGCCCACCGTCATCGGGCTGGAGAACGTTCCCAAGGAGGGGCCCTTTATTGTCGCGCCGAACCACCTGTCCTTTCTGGACAGCGTGATTGTGCAGGCCCTCATGCCCCGGCCGGTGGCCTTCTTCGCCAAGGCCGAATACTTCACCACCGGAGGCGTCAAGGGGAAGGTCATGAAGTCCTTCTTCGAATCCGTCGGCTCCATTCCCGTGGAACGCGGCGAACAGGCCGCCAGCGTGGCGGCGCTCAAAACCCTCCTGGACATCCTCGAATCCGGAAAAGGCATCGGCATCTACCCGGAGGGCACCCGGTCCCGGGACGGCATCCTGTACCGCGGACGCACCGGTGTCGGCTGGCTCGCCCTGACCACGGGTGCACCCGTCATTCCCGTCGGCCTCATCGGAACCGAGCACCTCCAGCCGGCAGGCCAGAACGGCGTGAAGCCGCAGCACTTCACCATGAAGGTCGGCGAGCCGCTGTACTTCGAAAAGACCGGGCCCGACCACTCGCTGCCGGCACGCCGCCAGGTCACCGACCGCATAATGGACGCCATCGCCGAGCTCAGCGGCCAGGAGCGCTCCACCAGTTACAACCAGAGCAAGGTTGCGGAGTAG
- a CDS encoding ABC transporter ATP-binding protein yields MLRLLATHKPAVLAIVVLQLVQTTANLLLPTLNASVVDDGIVKGNTDLILRLGGWMAAIAAVQVTAALAAGYLSANVAMKLGRQLRLELFAKVQTLSSQEVAMFGVPSLVTRATNDVQQIQALAVLVFTMLVAAPAMGIGGVVLALNQDVALSGIVVAIVPVLALIMYVIVRRLVPLYREGQVLVDRITSVLREQIIGANVIRAFVRQAHEARRFAVVNRDLTRNNLQSALLVAGMLPLIMIVVNLSSVGVVWFGGHRIQAGEMQIGALTAFIAYILQILIAIMMAMYVLTTAPRAAACAERIRAVLETRPAIADPPVSRSGLPHGRRAPGGTVEFRDVTFSYPGAEAPVLDRISFTASPGTITAIIGSTGSGKSTLINLLPRFLDATAGDVMIGGHNVRSLPLHFLRDSLSLVPQRAYLFAGTVAENLRIAAPHASDEDLFRALRTAQAEDFVRELPQGLNSAVGQGGTNLSGGQRQRLCIARALLRDAPVYLFDDSLSALDYATDARLRQALAPLTRRSTVIIVAERIATILDAGLILVLDQGRLVAQGTHAELMRTSTVYQEIAASQLALGGSL; encoded by the coding sequence ATGCTGCGGCTGCTCGCCACGCACAAACCGGCGGTGCTGGCCATCGTGGTGCTTCAGCTCGTCCAGACAACGGCCAATCTCCTGCTGCCCACGCTCAATGCCTCGGTGGTCGACGACGGAATCGTCAAGGGTAATACAGACCTCATTCTTCGGCTGGGCGGCTGGATGGCTGCAATTGCCGCTGTCCAGGTAACTGCTGCGCTGGCCGCGGGATACCTCAGCGCCAATGTGGCCATGAAGCTCGGCCGCCAACTGCGCCTGGAGCTTTTCGCGAAAGTCCAGACGCTGTCCTCCCAGGAAGTGGCGATGTTTGGTGTGCCAAGCCTGGTCACACGTGCCACCAACGATGTGCAGCAGATCCAGGCGCTGGCCGTGCTGGTTTTCACCATGCTGGTGGCGGCGCCTGCGATGGGGATCGGCGGTGTTGTGCTGGCCCTGAACCAGGACGTGGCCCTTTCCGGCATCGTGGTGGCCATCGTGCCGGTGCTGGCGCTCATTATGTACGTGATCGTCCGCCGGCTGGTGCCCCTGTACCGCGAAGGGCAGGTCCTCGTCGACCGCATCACCAGCGTGTTGCGGGAGCAGATCATCGGCGCCAACGTCATTCGCGCCTTTGTCCGCCAGGCACACGAGGCGCGCCGGTTCGCCGTCGTCAACCGTGACCTGACCCGGAACAACCTGCAGTCGGCGCTGCTGGTGGCAGGAATGCTGCCGCTGATCATGATCGTGGTTAACCTGTCGTCCGTGGGCGTGGTGTGGTTCGGCGGCCACAGGATCCAGGCCGGGGAAATGCAGATCGGCGCACTCACGGCGTTCATTGCCTACATCCTGCAGATCCTCATCGCCATCATGATGGCGATGTACGTTCTGACGACCGCTCCCAGGGCCGCCGCCTGCGCGGAACGGATCCGGGCCGTGCTGGAGACCCGCCCGGCCATCGCGGATCCGCCGGTTTCCCGTTCGGGGCTGCCCCACGGGCGGCGCGCACCCGGCGGCACGGTGGAATTCCGGGACGTCACTTTTTCCTATCCCGGAGCTGAGGCGCCGGTGCTGGACCGCATCAGCTTTACGGCTTCGCCGGGCACCATCACCGCCATCATCGGTTCCACCGGCAGCGGAAAGTCAACACTGATCAACCTGTTGCCCCGGTTCCTGGACGCCACCGCAGGGGACGTCATGATCGGCGGGCATAACGTCCGCTCGCTTCCGCTTCATTTCCTGCGGGACAGCCTGTCGCTGGTGCCCCAGCGTGCCTATCTCTTTGCCGGCACCGTGGCCGAGAACCTGAGGATAGCCGCCCCCCATGCCAGCGACGAGGACCTCTTCCGCGCGCTGCGTACCGCCCAGGCGGAGGACTTTGTCCGGGAACTGCCGCAGGGACTCAACAGCGCCGTCGGCCAGGGCGGTACCAACCTGTCCGGCGGACAGCGCCAGCGCCTGTGCATAGCCCGGGCTCTGCTGCGCGACGCTCCGGTGTACCTGTTCGACGACAGCCTCTCGGCGCTGGACTATGCCACGGACGCCCGCCTCCGCCAGGCGCTCGCCCCGCTCACGCGCCGATCCACGGTGATCATCGTGGCCGAGCGCATCGCCACCATCCTTGATGCGGGCCTCATCCTGGTGCTGGACCAGGGCAGGCTCGTTGCCCAGGGGACGCACGCGGAACTCATGCGCACCTCGACGGTGTACCAGGAAATCGCCGCCTCACAGCTTGCGCTGGGAGGCAGTCTATGA
- the uvrA gene encoding excinuclease ABC subunit UvrA, giving the protein MPKAVAEEPAVDARSAVVPLNQGKPARPDLSRLVVKGAREHNLRNVDLDLPRDSMIVFTGLSGSGKSSLAFDTIFAEGQRRYVESLSAYARQFLGQVDKPDVDFIEGLSPAVSIDQKSTSKNPRSTVGTITEIYDYMRLLWARVGRPHCPICGEQVAKQTPQQIVDQLLELPEGTRFQVLAPVVRGRKGEFVDLFKELTAKGYSRARVDSELIQLSDPPKLGKQFKHTIEVVVDRLVVKDGIRQRLTDSVETALGLAEGRVLAEFVDLEADDPERVRAFSEHLACPNEHPLAIDEIEPRSFSFNNPFGACSACSGIGTKLEVDEELIIPNAELSLGEGAIAPWSLGTATSEYWNRLLSGLAKELDFSMKTPWQKLPEDIRQTVLHGKDHKVVVQYRNRFGRERKYSTGFEGVIQYVHRKHLETDSDSARDRYEEYMRQIPCPACNGARLNPASLSVLINGKSIAEVAAMPMRECAHFLDSLVLTGREAQIAHQVLKEIQARLTFLLDVGLEYLNLERPSGTLSGGEAQRIRLATQIGSGLVGVLYVLDEPSIGLHQRDNRRLIETLTRLRDLGNTLIVVEHDEDTIQEADWVVDIGPGAGEHGGQVVHSGSYKELLENTESLTGDYLSGRKKIDIPKKRRKYDKKRELKVIGARENNLVNVDAAFPLGLLTAVTGVSGSGKSTLVNEILYKVLANKLNGAKQVAGRHKSVQGLEHLDKVVHVDQSPIGRTPRSNPATYTGVFDNIRKLFAETTEAKVRGYQPGRFSFNVKGGRCEACSGDGTLKIEMNFLPDVYVPCEVCHGARYNRETLEVHYKGKTIADVLDMPIEEGAEFFAAFTPIARHLRTLVDVGLGYVRLGQPATTLSGGEAQRVKLAAELQKRSNGRSIYVLDEPTTGLHFEDIRKLLMVLQGLVDKGNTVITIEHNLDVIKSADWIVDLGPDGGSGGGQIIATGTPEQVAKSTTSYTASFLAEILG; this is encoded by the coding sequence GTGCCTAAAGCCGTAGCTGAAGAACCAGCCGTTGATGCCCGCTCCGCCGTCGTACCCCTAAACCAAGGAAAACCGGCGCGTCCTGACCTTTCCCGCCTCGTGGTGAAAGGGGCGCGCGAGCACAACCTGCGAAACGTGGACCTGGACCTGCCGCGGGACTCGATGATCGTTTTCACCGGGCTGTCCGGATCCGGCAAGTCATCCCTGGCGTTCGACACGATCTTCGCCGAGGGCCAGCGCCGCTACGTTGAGTCGCTCTCCGCATACGCCCGGCAGTTCCTGGGGCAAGTGGACAAACCGGACGTCGACTTCATCGAAGGGCTGTCCCCGGCGGTCTCCATCGACCAGAAATCCACCAGCAAGAACCCGCGTTCCACAGTTGGCACAATCACCGAGATCTACGACTACATGCGCCTGCTCTGGGCCCGTGTGGGGCGCCCGCACTGCCCCATCTGCGGCGAGCAGGTGGCCAAGCAGACGCCGCAGCAGATCGTCGACCAGTTGCTGGAACTTCCCGAGGGCACCCGCTTCCAGGTGCTGGCACCCGTGGTCCGCGGGCGGAAGGGCGAATTCGTCGATCTGTTCAAGGAACTCACGGCCAAGGGCTACTCCCGGGCCCGGGTGGACAGCGAACTGATCCAGCTCAGCGACCCTCCCAAGCTGGGAAAGCAGTTCAAGCACACCATCGAAGTGGTAGTGGACCGGCTAGTGGTCAAGGACGGCATCCGCCAGCGCCTGACCGACTCCGTGGAAACCGCGCTGGGTCTGGCCGAGGGCCGGGTTCTGGCGGAATTCGTGGACCTCGAAGCAGACGATCCGGAACGGGTCCGGGCGTTCTCCGAGCACCTCGCCTGCCCCAACGAGCACCCCCTCGCCATCGACGAAATCGAACCCCGCTCGTTTTCCTTCAACAATCCCTTCGGTGCGTGCTCGGCGTGCAGCGGCATCGGCACCAAGCTCGAAGTTGATGAGGAACTCATCATTCCGAACGCCGAACTTTCCCTGGGCGAGGGCGCCATCGCCCCCTGGTCCCTGGGCACGGCCACCAGCGAGTACTGGAACCGGCTGCTGTCCGGGCTGGCCAAGGAGCTCGACTTCTCCATGAAGACGCCGTGGCAGAAGCTCCCCGAGGACATCCGGCAGACCGTCCTGCACGGCAAGGACCACAAAGTCGTGGTGCAGTACCGCAACCGCTTCGGCCGGGAGCGCAAGTACAGCACCGGCTTCGAGGGTGTCATCCAGTACGTGCACCGCAAACACCTGGAAACGGATTCCGATTCCGCCCGGGACCGGTACGAAGAGTACATGCGGCAGATCCCCTGCCCTGCCTGCAACGGCGCCCGCCTGAACCCGGCCTCGCTTTCGGTGCTGATCAACGGCAAATCCATTGCCGAGGTCGCCGCCATGCCCATGCGTGAATGTGCGCACTTCCTGGACTCCCTGGTGCTGACCGGCCGCGAAGCCCAGATCGCGCACCAGGTCCTGAAGGAAATCCAGGCGCGCCTGACCTTCCTCCTGGACGTGGGGCTCGAGTACCTGAACCTGGAGCGCCCCTCCGGCACCTTGTCCGGCGGCGAGGCCCAGCGGATCCGCCTGGCAACCCAGATCGGTTCCGGCCTGGTGGGCGTTCTCTACGTCCTCGACGAGCCGTCCATCGGCCTGCACCAGCGCGACAACCGCCGCCTGATCGAGACCCTCACCCGCCTGCGCGACCTCGGCAACACCCTCATCGTGGTGGAGCACGATGAAGACACCATCCAGGAAGCGGACTGGGTTGTCGACATCGGACCCGGCGCCGGAGAACACGGCGGCCAGGTGGTGCACTCCGGCTCGTACAAGGAACTCCTGGAGAACACGGAATCGCTCACCGGCGACTACCTCTCCGGCCGCAAGAAGATCGACATTCCCAAGAAGCGGCGCAAATACGACAAGAAGCGTGAGCTGAAAGTCATCGGGGCCAGGGAGAACAACCTCGTCAACGTGGATGCCGCGTTCCCGCTGGGCCTGTTGACGGCCGTGACAGGGGTGAGCGGCTCCGGCAAGTCCACCCTGGTCAACGAAATCCTTTACAAGGTGCTCGCCAACAAGCTCAACGGCGCCAAGCAGGTGGCCGGACGGCACAAGTCAGTGCAGGGCCTTGAGCACCTGGACAAGGTGGTACACGTCGACCAGAGCCCCATCGGCCGGACACCGCGTTCCAACCCCGCCACGTACACGGGTGTGTTCGACAACATCCGGAAGCTCTTCGCCGAGACCACGGAAGCCAAGGTCCGCGGCTACCAGCCCGGGCGGTTCTCGTTCAATGTGAAGGGCGGCCGCTGCGAGGCCTGCTCCGGCGACGGCACGCTGAAGATCGAAATGAACTTCCTGCCTGACGTCTACGTGCCGTGCGAAGTCTGCCACGGCGCACGGTACAACCGGGAAACCCTGGAAGTCCACTACAAGGGCAAGACCATCGCCGACGTCCTGGACATGCCGATCGAGGAGGGCGCGGAATTCTTTGCCGCCTTCACGCCGATCGCCCGGCACCTCCGCACGCTGGTCGACGTCGGACTCGGTTACGTGCGGCTGGGACAGCCGGCCACTACGCTGTCCGGCGGTGAAGCGCAGCGCGTCAAGCTGGCTGCGGAACTCCAGAAGCGTTCCAACGGCCGGAGCATCTACGTCCTGGACGAGCCCACCACAGGGCTGCACTTCGAGGACATCCGCAAGCTGCTGATGGTCCTCCAGGGGCTGGTGGACAAGGGCAATACCGTGATCACCATCGAACACAACCTCGACGTCATCAAGAGTGCGGACTGGATCGTGGACCTGGGACCCGACGGCGGCTCGGGCGGTGGCCAGATCATCGCGACCGGCACCCCCGAACAGGTCGCAAAGTCCACCACGAGCTACACGGCCTCGTTCCTGGCTGAAATCCTGGGCTAG
- a CDS encoding ABC transporter ATP-binding protein, with the protein MTESTTAAVAGGGPVAGAWATGRRLLGLLGPVKWRMLAAVAATCAFVALNVTAPKLLGDATDVVVDGVFGGTFSEQELASLLLIVAVMYLGASVFSWVQGAVTATAVQRVSYRLRAAVEDKLPRLPSAHFDEQRRGDVLSRATNDVDNISQALNQLLNQLILSVLMLFGALSMMLWLSPLLAVIALVTVPFSALVTVLVARKSQAHFSKQWSTTGELNAHLEEYITGHEVLKAFGRQGMATETFTNSNDRLFRTSARAQYVSGAVQPLLVFVSNLNYLAVAVVGALQVTAGAMTIGGVQAFIQFSRLFSQPISQIGGTVTLIQSCIASAERVFALLDATEIPPERVAPGQADPVPGESVQGDPVQGEPVPGEPSGALNPGTEIDQTGITRVGVAGGRVVFDAVTFGYSSEAPVVHELSFTAEPGRTVAIVGHTGAGKTTMVNLLMRFYELDSGRITIDGVDITECSRDELRSMIGMVLQDAWVFTGTIRENIEYGRPGASDADIQAAAEATLVDHFVRALPDGYATVLGNDGDSLSHGQRQLITIARAQLAGRSILVLDEATSSVDTRTEVQIRRAMLQLRQGRTSFVIAHRLSTVRDADLILVMDHGRIVEQGNHHQLLAANGHYSRLCDAQFAGKEEALRAGESGL; encoded by the coding sequence ATGACCGAAAGCACGACGGCGGCGGTCGCCGGCGGCGGACCTGTCGCCGGTGCCTGGGCCACCGGCCGGCGCCTCCTGGGACTTCTGGGGCCGGTCAAATGGCGGATGCTCGCCGCCGTGGCGGCCACGTGCGCGTTTGTGGCCCTCAACGTGACAGCGCCCAAATTGCTGGGTGACGCCACGGACGTCGTCGTCGACGGGGTCTTTGGAGGCACCTTCAGCGAACAGGAGCTGGCCTCCCTGCTGCTGATCGTGGCAGTGATGTACCTCGGGGCGTCTGTTTTTAGCTGGGTGCAGGGCGCCGTCACCGCGACGGCGGTGCAGCGGGTGAGCTACCGGTTGCGGGCCGCCGTGGAGGACAAACTGCCGCGCCTCCCGTCTGCGCATTTCGACGAGCAGCGCCGCGGCGATGTCCTCAGCAGGGCCACCAACGACGTAGACAACATTTCGCAGGCCCTGAACCAGCTGCTGAACCAGCTGATCCTGTCCGTGCTGATGCTGTTCGGCGCACTGTCGATGATGCTCTGGCTGTCACCGTTGCTGGCGGTCATTGCGCTGGTGACTGTGCCGTTTTCCGCGCTCGTCACGGTCCTCGTGGCGCGGAAGTCCCAGGCGCATTTCTCCAAACAGTGGAGCACCACGGGCGAACTCAACGCGCACCTGGAGGAGTACATCACCGGCCACGAGGTGCTCAAGGCTTTCGGCCGGCAGGGGATGGCCACCGAGACCTTCACCAACAGCAATGACAGGCTGTTCCGGACCAGCGCCCGCGCACAATACGTCTCCGGGGCCGTCCAGCCCCTGCTGGTGTTCGTCTCCAACCTCAATTACCTTGCCGTGGCCGTGGTCGGGGCCCTGCAGGTCACGGCCGGCGCGATGACCATCGGCGGAGTCCAGGCCTTCATCCAGTTCAGCCGGCTCTTCAGCCAGCCCATCAGCCAGATCGGCGGCACGGTGACGCTGATCCAGTCCTGCATCGCCTCAGCCGAGCGCGTGTTCGCACTGCTCGACGCGACCGAAATTCCGCCGGAGAGGGTGGCACCCGGGCAGGCGGACCCGGTTCCGGGGGAGTCGGTGCAGGGGGACCCGGTGCAGGGGGAGCCGGTGCCTGGGGAGCCGTCAGGCGCCCTCAATCCAGGAACCGAAATCGACCAAACCGGAATCACCCGAGTCGGGGTTGCCGGCGGCCGCGTGGTGTTCGACGCCGTCACCTTCGGTTACAGCAGTGAAGCACCCGTGGTCCATGAACTGTCCTTCACCGCCGAGCCGGGCCGGACCGTCGCCATCGTGGGCCACACCGGTGCAGGCAAAACCACCATGGTGAACCTGCTGATGAGGTTCTACGAGCTGGATTCCGGCCGGATCACCATCGACGGGGTGGACATAACGGAATGCTCGCGGGATGAGCTCCGGTCCATGATCGGGATGGTGCTGCAGGACGCCTGGGTGTTCACCGGCACCATCAGGGAGAACATTGAATACGGCCGCCCCGGTGCGAGTGACGCGGACATCCAGGCCGCGGCCGAAGCCACGTTGGTGGACCACTTTGTCAGGGCCCTGCCGGACGGCTACGCGACAGTGTTGGGCAACGACGGCGACAGCCTAAGCCACGGCCAGCGCCAACTGATCACCATCGCCAGGGCACAGCTGGCCGGCCGCAGCATCCTGGTTCTGGACGAGGCGACGAGTTCGGTGGACACGCGCACTGAGGTGCAGATCCGGCGCGCGATGCTGCAGCTGAGGCAGGGCCGGACCAGCTTTGTGATTGCCCACCGTTTGTCCACCGTGCGGGACGCTGATCTAATTCTGGTCATGGACCACGGACGAATCGTTGAACAAGGGAACCACCACCAGCTGCTCGCAGCCAACGGGCACTACAGCAGGCTCTGCGATGCCCAGTTCGCCGGCAAGGAAGAGGCCTTGCGCGCAGGGGAGTCCGGGCTGTGA
- a CDS encoding HAD hydrolase-like protein: MTLSTVPVIFDLDGTLVDPAGGITGGISAALTQLGIRVPAQAQLDAMIGPKLSDSLLNVAGVPQEQLAEVIRLYRAYYLETGIAQSRLYPGIPGLIEEYAASGRPIAVATQKPEGLARIVLEHHGIASSFHFIRGSAADEAAHATAPRGKTEIVAAALSDLRTQHAVMVGDRAQDVAGALANGLDCIGVSWGFAPDGELQEAGAVAIVHSTTDLAATVNSMDALRAAALGGVNNDGVV; the protein is encoded by the coding sequence GTGACCCTTTCAACAGTGCCCGTGATCTTCGACCTGGACGGCACTCTTGTCGATCCGGCAGGCGGGATTACGGGCGGAATCTCCGCGGCCCTTACCCAACTCGGCATCAGGGTTCCCGCCCAGGCCCAACTGGACGCCATGATCGGTCCGAAACTCAGCGACTCCCTCCTCAACGTCGCCGGGGTTCCGCAGGAGCAGCTGGCCGAGGTCATCCGCCTGTACCGGGCCTACTACCTGGAAACCGGCATCGCGCAGAGCCGCCTGTATCCGGGCATCCCCGGCCTCATCGAGGAATATGCCGCGTCCGGCCGTCCCATTGCAGTGGCCACGCAGAAGCCCGAAGGTCTGGCACGGATTGTGCTTGAACACCACGGCATCGCGTCCTCGTTCCATTTCATCCGCGGTTCGGCAGCCGATGAAGCTGCCCACGCCACGGCCCCGCGCGGCAAAACCGAGATTGTTGCCGCAGCCCTGTCCGACCTCCGCACACAGCACGCCGTCATGGTGGGCGACCGTGCGCAGGACGTCGCCGGTGCCCTGGCCAACGGCCTTGACTGCATCGGCGTGAGCTGGGGGTTCGCGCCCGACGGTGAGCTGCAGGAGGCGGGCGCCGTGGCGATCGTGCACTCCACCACCGACCTCGCCGCCACCGTTAACAGCATGGACGCACTGCGTGCCGCAGCACTGGGCGGGGTGAACAACGATGGCGTTGTTTGA
- the uvrC gene encoding excinuclease ABC subunit UvrC, with product MANPASYRPQTGEIPTNPGVYRFRDPHGRVIYVGKAKSLRSRLNSYFANPGGLLPKTYAMVHAASSVEWTVVGSELESLQLEYTWIKEFKPRFNVVFRDDKTYPYLAVTMGEKLPRVQVLRGERRKGTRYFGPYTAGAIRETMDTLLRVFPVRSCSPGVLKRAQASGRPCLLGYIDKCSAPCVGRVTPEEHRALAEDFCSFMGGEAKRFIGRLEKDMAAAVAELDYERAARVRDDIIALRKVFERNAVVLSEDTDADIFALHEDELEAAVQVFHVRGGRVRGQRGWVVEKVEDSTTPDLVEHLLQQVYGEEGETQGRMPREVLVPEEPSNAAELAQWLAGLRGAKVDIRVPRRGDKAALMSTVRENAEHALKLHKSRRAGDLTNRSLALQELQEALDLPVALLRIECFDISHVQGTNVVASMVVVEDGLPKKSDYRKFSITGAAAADDTAAMHDVLTRRFRNYLQEQSDHAEAARLPGHQAALEAMATASVQDTTTPAPRAKFAYPPNLVVVDGGKPQVNAAARALAELGIDDVYVVGLAKRLEEVWLPDSDFPVILPRTSEGLYLLQRIRDEAHRFAITFHRQKRGKAMTVSALDSVPGLGEAKRKALLAQFGSVKSIRTASAAELATAKGIGPSLADAIVSHFSNAAASPDPESPAINMTTGEIIET from the coding sequence GTGGCAAATCCAGCTAGTTACCGACCCCAAACGGGTGAGATTCCAACCAACCCGGGCGTGTACCGCTTCCGGGATCCGCACGGCCGCGTCATCTATGTCGGCAAGGCCAAAAGCCTTCGCTCCCGCCTGAATTCATACTTCGCCAATCCGGGCGGCCTGCTTCCCAAGACCTACGCGATGGTCCACGCGGCCAGCAGCGTGGAGTGGACCGTCGTCGGAAGTGAACTGGAATCGCTCCAGCTGGAATACACCTGGATCAAGGAATTCAAGCCCCGGTTCAACGTGGTTTTCCGGGACGACAAGACCTACCCGTACCTCGCCGTCACCATGGGGGAGAAGCTGCCCCGTGTGCAGGTGCTCCGCGGAGAACGCCGCAAGGGCACCCGCTACTTCGGCCCGTACACGGCAGGGGCCATCCGCGAAACGATGGATACGCTGCTGCGCGTTTTTCCTGTCCGCAGCTGCAGTCCCGGCGTCCTGAAGCGGGCGCAGGCCAGCGGCCGGCCGTGCCTGCTCGGCTACATCGACAAATGTTCAGCACCGTGTGTGGGCCGCGTGACGCCGGAGGAGCACAGGGCACTGGCGGAAGACTTCTGCTCATTCATGGGCGGTGAGGCCAAGCGCTTCATCGGACGCCTGGAAAAGGACATGGCCGCTGCGGTCGCCGAACTCGACTACGAGCGGGCCGCGCGTGTCCGCGACGACATCATTGCCCTCCGGAAGGTTTTCGAACGCAACGCCGTGGTCCTGTCGGAGGACACCGACGCCGATATCTTCGCACTGCATGAGGACGAACTGGAGGCAGCCGTCCAGGTGTTCCATGTCCGGGGCGGCCGCGTCCGCGGCCAGCGCGGCTGGGTAGTGGAGAAAGTCGAGGACTCCACCACGCCGGACCTGGTGGAGCACCTGCTCCAGCAGGTCTACGGCGAGGAAGGCGAAACGCAGGGGCGGATGCCGCGGGAGGTCCTGGTTCCCGAAGAGCCGAGCAACGCGGCCGAACTCGCTCAGTGGCTTGCCGGCCTGCGGGGTGCAAAAGTGGACATCCGCGTCCCGCGCCGCGGCGACAAGGCAGCCCTCATGTCCACGGTGCGGGAAAATGCCGAGCACGCCCTGAAACTGCACAAGTCACGCCGCGCCGGAGACCTGACGAACCGGTCGCTGGCATTGCAGGAACTCCAGGAGGCCCTGGACCTGCCCGTCGCGCTGCTCCGCATCGAATGCTTTGATATCTCGCACGTGCAGGGGACCAACGTGGTGGCGTCCATGGTGGTGGTGGAAGACGGCCTTCCCAAGAAATCCGACTACCGCAAGTTCTCGATCACCGGCGCCGCAGCCGCGGACGACACTGCGGCCATGCATGATGTCCTCACGCGCCGCTTCCGGAACTACCTCCAGGAGCAGTCGGACCACGCCGAAGCCGCCAGGCTTCCCGGGCACCAGGCAGCGCTGGAGGCCATGGCGACCGCTTCCGTGCAGGACACCACCACACCCGCACCGCGCGCCAAGTTCGCCTACCCGCCCAACCTCGTGGTGGTGGACGGCGGCAAGCCCCAGGTCAACGCCGCGGCACGTGCCCTGGCGGAGCTCGGCATCGACGACGTCTACGTGGTTGGACTTGCCAAGCGCCTTGAGGAGGTATGGCTGCCGGACAGCGACTTCCCGGTAATCCTGCCGCGGACCTCCGAGGGCCTCTACCTGCTTCAGCGGATCCGCGATGAAGCCCACCGTTTCGCTATTACCTTCCACCGCCAGAAGCGCGGCAAGGCCATGACGGTGTCCGCCCTGGACAGTGTTCCCGGCCTGGGAGAGGCCAAGCGCAAAGCCCTGCTCGCCCAGTTCGGCTCGGTCAAGAGCATCCGGACAGCCAGCGCTGCGGAACTTGCCACCGCCAAGGGCATCGGGCCTTCGCTGGCGGACGCCATCGTCAGCCATTTCAGTAACGCCGCCGCATCCCCGGACCCTGAATCGCCGGCCATCAACATGACGACCGGCGAAATCATTGAAACTTAG
- a CDS encoding GntR family transcriptional regulator produces the protein MSGVNEFPGTWKPNQGSSVPLFEQLRLNIIERADSGVLAPGTRLPAVRSLATALGVAPHTVARAYKELEAAGVVATRGRHGTIVCARDEAWSSLSAAAAEFATAAKAQGASFAEAVQLLAAAYDAE, from the coding sequence GTGAGCGGTGTGAACGAATTTCCCGGGACCTGGAAGCCGAACCAAGGCAGTTCCGTGCCGCTCTTCGAACAGTTGCGCCTGAACATCATCGAGCGGGCGGACAGCGGCGTCCTTGCCCCAGGCACCCGCCTGCCGGCGGTTCGCAGCCTGGCCACCGCCCTGGGCGTGGCTCCGCACACCGTGGCCCGCGCATATAAGGAACTGGAAGCGGCAGGAGTCGTTGCAACCCGCGGCAGACACGGAACCATCGTCTGCGCCAGGGACGAAGCCTGGTCCTCGCTGAGTGCGGCGGCGGCAGAATTCGCTACCGCGGCCAAGGCCCAGGGCGCCAGCTTCGCCGAGGCGGTCCAGCTGTTGGCGGCGGCCTACGACGCCGAATAG